The Nitrospinaceae bacterium genome contains the following window.
AAGCCGTGAAGTTCTTCTGGAGGCCGTTTTCTTGTGAAGAACGCCTTTTGTCGCCGCCTTCGACAGCACCGAATGCACCTCGCGAAGAGATTCCTGGGTGCCTTCTCCAGATTGCACCGAGGAGTGGAGCTTTTTCACCGCGTTGCGAAGGTTAGAGCGCGTAATGCGGTTGCGGGCTGTTCGCCCCACGTTCTGACGGTTCCGTTTTTTTGCCGATTTAATGTTAGCCACAGTAGTCCGTTTCTCCTTAAGAATTCATGTGCTGGGAGGGAGTGCCCTGTTGAGCCCCTTCCCCTGCGCGCGTAAAATACTTTAGTTGTGTTTTTTGTCAAGCGCCCCATCCGCCTATCGGTAAATTTGTGACTCAATCCCCAGACCCATCAGTGGGCCCCGTGCCGAATAAAGCTTCAGGGGGGGCTATTGCCCGCTCTGCTGGCCCGATTAGCGCAGCCACTTTATTAAGCCGTATTCTGGGTTTCGTGCGAGATGTCCTCATTGCCCAGCTATTTGGCGCTGCGCTGGTTGCAGACGCCTTTTTCGTGGCTTTCGCGATTCCCAGTATGTTCCGGCGCCTGCTCACCGAGGGGGCGCTCACATCAGCCTTTATCCCTGTGTATTCGGACGTTCGCGCCCAAAAAGGAGAAGAGGGGGCACGGCTCTTTGCGGGGGCCATAACGGCAAGCCTCGCCGTGTTTCTGGCGATTTTTTGCCTTTTGGGGATCTATTTTGCCAGACCGCTCGTGGCTGTGCTGGCCCCAGGTTTCACTGGTGTAACAGAGAAACTGGAGATGACAACCCGCCTCACGCAGGTCATGTTTCCGTTCCTGTTTTTTATTGGGTTAAGCGCCATCGCCGTAGGCGTCCTTAACTCCGCAAGACGCTTTTTCCTGCCTGCACTCGCGCCGGCTATCCAGAATATCGCCATGATCGTGGCTCTAATGGGAGCAGGGTGGTTTGTTGGTGTGGAAAGAGCAATTTTCTGGCTCGCTTGGGGAGTTGTGATCGGCGGGGCCCTCCAGTTGTTAATTCAGATTCCTGTGATGTGGAAACTAGGGATTTTACCCATCCCCATCTTGCCCTGGCGGGCTCCGAGTGTGGGCAAGTGCCTCACGCTAATGGGGCCGGCCGCATTCGGGATGGCGATTCTGCAGGTTAATGTTTTGATCGATCGGTGGCTGGCGTCTTTTCTGCAAGAAGGCTCTATTTCCTATCTTTATTATGCGAATCGTCTGGTTCAATTCCCCCACGGGATTTTGAGCGTGGCGGTGGCGGCGGCGGTTTTTCCCTTGCTGGCAGATGGTGAGGCCCAGGGGCGGCGCACCCAAGACAAAGACAATGGAACGCAGGACACACTGGCCGAGGCCGGTAAATTGACGATGTTCATTACCCTTCCTGCGACATTTGGCCTTATGGCGCTGGCTCAACCGATCATGGAGGTACTTTTCGAGCGTGGCGCTTTCACTGCGGCAGACAGCACTCATAGTGCAGCCACACTCAGGGCCTACGCGTTGGGCCTCGTTTTTTTTGGCCTTGTTCGCCTGATGGCGTCAGCCTACCATGCCCGCCTGGACACGAAGTTTCCCGTCCGATGTGCCAATTTGGCGGTTCTTTCCAACGTGGTGGTGAGTGTTGCTCTGATGTTTCCCCTTGGCGTCATT
Protein-coding sequences here:
- the rpsT gene encoding 30S ribosomal protein S20; the encoded protein is MANIKSAKKRNRQNVGRTARNRITRSNLRNAVKKLHSSVQSGEGTQESLREVHSVLSKAATKGVLHKKTASRRTSRL
- the murJ gene encoding murein biosynthesis integral membrane protein MurJ gives rise to the protein MPNKASGGAIARSAGPISAATLLSRILGFVRDVLIAQLFGAALVADAFFVAFAIPSMFRRLLTEGALTSAFIPVYSDVRAQKGEEGARLFAGAITASLAVFLAIFCLLGIYFARPLVAVLAPGFTGVTEKLEMTTRLTQVMFPFLFFIGLSAIAVGVLNSARRFFLPALAPAIQNIAMIVALMGAGWFVGVERAIFWLAWGVVIGGALQLLIQIPVMWKLGILPIPILPWRAPSVGKCLTLMGPAAFGMAILQVNVLIDRWLASFLQEGSISYLYYANRLVQFPHGILSVAVAAAVFPLLADGEAQGRRTQDKDNGTQDTLAEAGKLTMFITLPATFGLMALAQPIMEVLFERGAFTAADSTHSAATLRAYALGLVFFGLVRLMASAYHARLDTKFPVRCANLAVLSNVVVSVALMFPLGVIGLALATSFASALNAWLLFRGLSEAGVWPGDELARIVKILLPLSLVMGAGIYALNWIVWPVGAGVGLRAGVLGLEVVVGAGAYLFLAKMFIPETAALWTAAFMRKKV